The Stigmatopora argus isolate UIUO_Sarg chromosome 16, RoL_Sarg_1.0, whole genome shotgun sequence genome has a window encoding:
- the pnpla7a gene encoding patatin-like phospholipase domain-containing protein 7a isoform X1 — protein sequence MSCSTGGDDGDICGWASSMLVPGKNDITAVTSRVQQFVEERMQTTMLTGVVIGAAVAVAMIGIVVLFLYRRFKHAREQPPGVPHYRFRKRDKVLFYGRKIMRKVQTLSSIPPPSSSNSVSKQPQRVRKRTKVLSIARKILRIRKDPPTLQPKEPPPSLLEADLTEFDVQSSNLPSEVLYMLKNVRVLGHFDKPLFLELCRHMVLIELQEGEGLFKPGDDDDSIYVVQDGRLELCISESDGTEVAVKDVLPGDSVHSLLSILDIITGFPAPYKTVSARAATRSTILRLPASAFESVFKKYPETLVRVIQIIMVRLQRVTFLALHNYLGLTTELFNPESHAVPLSNVNIAASEAISGKTIRRMHFHDEFTVGTEESPPETDGVKESPTNNHRKQKSISINPDSAGDMTMACERARVNIDESPPSPATQKLHGNMQPILKKSVTMQHMPSEVFHYTDSGGQSDNIHLSKSGTIFQAAKKDLLEIIQLQDPSLLEGRVTLHQVKAGSVVARQGDQDVSIQFVISGLLHVYQRMIDREEDTRLFVTHPGELVGQLAVLTGEPLIFTVRAQRDCSFLSISKTHFYEIMRVEPKVVLNVAHAVVRRMSSFVRQIDFALDWMAVEAGRAVYRQGEKSDSTFIVLSGRLRSVILKEDGKKELIGEYGRGDLIGVVEALTHQNRATTVHAVRDSELAKLPQGALSSIKRKFPQVVTRLIHLLGQKILQQVNLPLTGRSLALHTPGSKWDAGNQASNLSTVTVLPVSEEVPLTAFTLELQHALLAIGPTLLLTSDIIKQRLGVAALDSVHEYRLSSWLGQQEDIHRIVLYQTDYTLTPWTQRCIRQADSILIVGIGEQDPAVGELERMLEGSAVRAQKQLVLLHKEDGPPPKGTVDWLNMRSWISRHLHLSCPRRVFSKRSLPKLLELYERVFEKPPDRHGDFSRLARVLTGNAIALVLGGGGARGCSQVGIVRALCEAGIPVDLIGGTSIGSLLGALYAEDRSHSRMRIRAREWAMEMTSVFKKVLDLTYPVTSMFSGAAFNSSISNVFKSKQIEDLWIPYFNITADISASAMRVHTDGSLWRYVRASMTLSGYLPPLCDPKDGHLLMDGGYINNLPADVARSMGAKVVIAIDVGSRDETNLTNYGDSLSGWWLLWKRLNPLAEKVKVLNMAEIQTRLAYVCCVRHLESVKNSDYCEYIRPPIDRYRTLEFGKFDEIAEVGYQHGKTVFDVWRRSGVVEKMLKDRHQEEFHNTQCKNNVLTCPNASFTDLAEIVSRIEPVKPALVDACSNPKESDYHTDYDEEAVESALSDLELYSHYGDHTEGEDTADTDEELDERSTQPLNAGSSHEHSLNISTKQEVVWGTGAYPS from the exons ATGAGTTGCTCCACTGGAGGGGACGACGGGGACATCTGCGGATGGGCCAGTTCA atgcTGGTACCCGGCAAAAATGACATTACGGCAGTGACATCGCGAGTGCAACAATTTGTAGAGGAAAGGATGCAGACCACAATG CTCACAGGTGTTGTTATAGGTGCAGCCGTTGCGGTCGCAATGATCGGAATTGTGGTGCTTTTCTTGTACAGGAGGTTCAAACATGCCC GTGAGCAGCCACCAGGCGTACCTCATTATCGCTTCAGAAAACGAGATAAAGTGCTCTTCTACGGTCGAAAAATCATGCGCAAG gTCCAGACTTTGTCCTCAATTCCTCCTCCTTCATCATCTAACTCTGTGTCCAAGCAACCACAGCGTGTGCGCAAGAGAACCAAAGTTCTTAGCATTGCTCGCAA AATCCTCCGCATCCGTAAAGATCCGCCTACTCTTCAGCCTAAAGAACCACCGCCCTCGCTGCTAGAAGCTGACCTGACTGAATTTGATGTGCAGAGCTCAAATCTTCCCTCTGAGGTGCTCTACATGCTCAAGAATGTCAG GGTCTTAGGACACTTTGACAAGCCCCTGTTCCTCGAGTTGTGTCGCCACATGGTATTAATTGAGCTGCAAGAGGGTGAAGGTCTTTTCAAGCCCGGAGACGATGACGACAGCATCTACGTAGTCCAGGACGGACGACTAGAGCTCTGCATTTCTGAGAGT GATGGTACAGAAGTGGCAGTCAAGGATGTTCTTCCCGGCGACAGCGTACACAGCTTGCTCAGTATTCTGGACATCATCACA GGTTTTCCAGCTCCTTATAAGACAGTATCTGCACGTGCAGCCACCCGCTCTACCATCTTACGTTTACCTGCGTCCGCCTTTGAGTCTGTGTTCAAGAAATACCCGGAGACACTTGTGCGTGTCATTCAG ATAATCATGGTGCGCCTCCAAAGAGTCACCTTCTTGGCATTGCATAACTACCTAGGCCTTACAACCGAGCTCTTCAATCCG GAGAGCCACGCAGTGCCTTTGTCCAATGTTAACATCGCGGCAAGTGAGGCAATATCGGGGAAGACAATTCGCCGTATGCACTTTCATGATGAGTTCACTGTTGGTACCGAAGAGAGCCCTCCAGAGACCG ACGGTGTAAAAGAGAGTCCTACCAACAACCACAGGAAGCAGAAATCCATCTCAATAAACCCAGACAGTGCAG GCGACATGACCATGGCATGCGAACGGGCTCGGGTCAACATAGATGAAAGTCCACCTAGTCCTGCAACTCAGAAG TTGCATGGAAACATGCAGCCTATTCTGAAGAAGAGTGTGACCATGCAGCATATGCCCTCTGAGGTGTTTCACTACACGGACAGTGGGGGGCAGTCTGACAACATACACCTCAGCAAGAGTGGCACAATCTTCCAGGCTGCTAAAAAAGACCTGCTTGAGATCATCCAGTTGCAG GATCCGAGCCTACTTGAAGGAAGAGTGACCCTCCACCAAGTAAAAGCTGGTTCTGTGGTGGCTCGTCAGGGAGATCAG GACGTGAGTATTCAGTTTGTGATTTCGGGCCTTCTTCATGTTTACCAAAGAATGATTGACCGCGAGGAAGACACCCGTCTTTTCGTGACGCATCCCGGAGAGCTTGTTGGGCAGCTTGCTGTCCTGACAGGAGAGCCCCTCATATTTACTGTCCGTGCCCAGCGAGACTGCAGTTTCCTCTCCATTTCCAAAACCCATTTCTATGA gaTCATGCGCGTGGAACCAAAAGTAGTACTGAACGTCGCTCATGCTGTGGTGAGGAGGATGTCTTCTTTTGTCAGACAGATTGACTTTGCACTCGATTGGATGGCCGTGGAAGCGGGCAGGGCCGTCTACAG GCAGGGGGAGAAATCCGACAGCACTTTCATCGTGCTCAGTGGACGACTCCGCTCCGTAATCTTGAAGGAGGATGGGAAGAAGGAATTGATAGGGGAGTACGGACGCGGTGACCTGATTGGAGTG GTGGAGGCCTTGACCCATCAAAACCGAGCCACCACCGTCCATGCTGTAAGAGACTCTGAGCTTGCAAAACTGCCACAAGGTGCCCTCAGCTCTATCAAGAGGAAGTTCCCGCAG GTTGTCACACGGCTCATCCACTTGCTTGGGCAGAAGATTCTCCAGCAGGTTAATCTTCCTCTAACAG GTCGCAGTTTGGCACTGCACACCCCTGGCAGTAAATGGGACGCAGGCAACCAGGCGTCCAACCTTTCCACGGTGACTGTTCTACCCGTCTCCGAGGAGGTGCCGCTCACCGCTTTCACCCTGGAGCTGCAGCATGCACTCCTTGCAATAG GTCCCACTCTTCTGTTGACCAGCGATATAATTAAACAACGCCTTGGAGTTGCAGCGTTAGACAG CGTTCATGAATATCGTCTCTCCAGTTGGTTGGGCCAACAGGAAGACATTCATCGCATCGTTCTTTACCAAACAGACTACACACTTACCCCCTGGACTCAACGGTGTATTCGTCAGGCCGACTCCATCCTCATTGTGGGCATAGGCGAGCAGGATCCTGCTGTTGGAGAG CTGGAGCGCATGCTGGAAGGAAGTGCTGTGCGTGCCCAGAAGCAGCTGGTACTGCTTCACAAAGAAGACGGCCCACCTCCCAAGGGGACTGTGGACTGGCTCAACATGCGGAGCTGGATCTCTAGACACCTCCATCTATCATGCCCACGACGGGTCTTCTCTAAGAGGAGCCTGCCCAAACTG ttGGAGCTATATGAGCGTGTATTTGAGAAGCCACCAGATCGCCATGGAGATTTTTCTCGACTAGCCCGAGTCCTCACTGGGAATGCCATTGCCCTCGTCTTgggtggaggcggagccag AGGTTGTTCCCAGGTCGGGATTGTCCGAGCTCTCTGTGAGGCCGGAATCCCTGTCGATCTCATCGGGGGGACTTCCATCGGTTCCCTGTTGGGGGCACTCTATGCCGAAGATCGGAGCCATAGCCGCATGAGGATAAGGGCCCGAGAATGGGCAATG GAAATGACTTCGGTCTTCAAGAAGGTTTTAGATTTAACATATCCAGTCACCTCCATGTTCTCTGGCGCAGCTTTCAACTCCAGCATCAGCAATGTATTCAAGAGTAAACAAATTGAG GACCTTTGGATACCATATTTCAATATAACAGCTGACATTAGTGCCTCTGCAATGAGAGTGCACACTGATG GTTCTTTATGGAGGTATGTCCGTGCCAGCATGACCCTCTCTGGGTATCTGCCCCCTCTCTGCGACCCAAAAGACGGTCATCTGCTAATGGACGGAGGCTACATTAACAACCTACCAG CTGATGTGGCGCGCTCAATGGGAGCCAAAGTGGTGATAGCAATTGATGTGGGCAGTCGTGATGAAACCAACCTCACTAATTATGGGGACTCTCTATCAGGCTGGTGGCTGCTATGGAAACGCCTCAATCCCCTGGCAGAGAAAGTCAAG GTTTTGAACATGGCAGAGATTCAGACCCGGTTGGCCTATGTGTGCTGTGTGCGACACCTGGAGTCTGTGAAGAATAGCGACTACTGCGAGTATATCCGACCTCCCATCGACCGTTACCGGACGCTGGAGTTTGGGAAGTTTGATGAAATTGCG GAGGTAGGATACCAGCATGGCAAGACGGTGTTCGATGTGTGGCGTCGTAGTGGAGTGGTGGAGAAAATGCTGAAAGACAGACATCAGGAAGAGTTTCACAACACGCAATGCAAGAATAAT GTGTTGACATGTCCAAACGCTTCCTTCACTGACTTGGCTGAAATTGTGTCCCGGATTGAGCCTGTCAAACCTGCCCTAGTGGATG CATGTTCAAACCCAA AGGAGTCAGACTACCACACTGACTATGACGAGGAGGCAGTGGAGAGCGCACTGTCTGACCTGGAGCTATACAGTCACTATGGAGATCATACTGAAGGGGAGGATACTGCGGACACG GatgaagagctggatgaaagaAGTACTCAGCCTCTAAATGCGGGCTCCAGCCACGAACACTCACTGAACATCTCAACCAAGCAGGAG